The following are encoded in a window of Shewanella psychrotolerans genomic DNA:
- a CDS encoding transposase, with amino-acid sequence MPRPRRTQISIEDTPYYHCCSRVVRRAFLCGEDQYTGKNYDHRRGWVEAQIQKLSEVFAIDVAAYCVMSNHLHLVLHIDIETVNNWSDRQVVEQWHKLFTGNDLTQRFVKGELIEVHFVSQLKHLIATYRSRLSDVSWFMRCLNEPIARQANMEDNCTGHFWEGRFKSQALLDEAALLACMAYVELNPVRAKIASTPEHSDYTSIQLRINAALNGEQPKPLLPFIGNERTQQPKGIAFSFKDYLELVDETGRVIREDKRGAISKSAENILQRINVPAETWLKLTTDFGKLFRGPVGSVQEVDDYYTHLEKRRRHFASSCQHLQFS; translated from the coding sequence ATGCCACGCCCTCGCAGAACTCAAATAAGCATCGAAGACACACCCTATTATCATTGTTGTAGCCGCGTTGTTCGCCGTGCGTTCTTATGCGGAGAAGACCAATACACGGGTAAAAATTATGACCATCGTCGGGGGTGGGTTGAAGCCCAAATACAGAAGCTATCAGAAGTGTTTGCCATTGATGTAGCAGCCTATTGTGTAATGAGCAATCATCTTCACCTAGTGCTTCATATCGATATCGAGACGGTGAATAACTGGTCAGATAGACAAGTGGTTGAACAGTGGCATAAGTTGTTTACCGGTAATGACCTAACTCAACGCTTTGTCAAAGGTGAGTTAATTGAAGTGCATTTCGTTAGCCAGTTAAAACACCTTATTGCCACTTATCGCTCAAGACTCAGTGATGTCAGTTGGTTTATGCGCTGCCTCAATGAGCCCATCGCTAGGCAAGCCAACATGGAAGATAACTGCACAGGGCACTTTTGGGAGGGACGCTTTAAAAGCCAAGCCTTACTTGATGAAGCTGCACTGTTAGCCTGTATGGCGTATGTTGAGTTAAACCCTGTTAGAGCTAAGATAGCCAGCACTCCAGAGCACAGTGACTACACCAGTATCCAATTACGTATTAATGCAGCACTGAACGGTGAGCAGCCTAAGCCTCTTTTGCCGTTTATTGGTAATGAGCGAACGCAACAACCGAAAGGCATAGCGTTCAGCTTTAAAGATTACCTTGAGTTGGTGGACGAAACTGGACGGGTTATCCGAGAAGATAAACGAGGCGCTATTTCTAAAAGTGCTGAGAATATCTTGCAACGAATTAATGTTCCAGCAGAAACCTGGCTCAAATTAACGACAGATTTTGGCAAACTCTTTAGAGGGCCAGTTGGTTCAGTGCAAGAGGTTGATGACTATTATACCCACCTAGAAAAACGACGAAGGCACTTTGCAAGTAGTTGCCAGCACCTTCAGTTCAGCTAG
- a CDS encoding class 1 fructose-bisphosphatase yields MQTLAQNLSSQGIEAPLSQLILTLADTSKAISYAVRRGALAGVLGATEQENVQGETQKKLDIITNDMLKDALKADSTVRGLASEEEDDIVEVGQNGDYLVCFDPLDGSSNIDINSLVGTIFSVLPAPTGELSEQSFLQSGRNQVAAGYVLYGPSTMLALTTGQGVQLFTLNPETNEYLLTDEAMSISKDTSEFAINMSNQRFWEAPMQTYISDLLLGKIGPREKSFNMRWIAAMVGDVHRVLSRGGLFTYPTDNKNPEKPYKLRLMYEANPMSFLVEQAGGKASTGYENIMDIAPTHIHQRAAVILGSANEVDACLEYHGVDYSEEPSL; encoded by the coding sequence ATGCAAACTCTGGCGCAAAACCTCAGTTCACAAGGGATAGAAGCCCCCTTATCTCAGCTTATTCTTACCCTAGCCGACACCTCGAAAGCGATTAGCTACGCCGTTCGTCGCGGTGCTTTAGCGGGTGTACTCGGTGCTACCGAGCAAGAAAATGTTCAAGGTGAAACCCAGAAAAAGTTAGATATCATCACCAACGACATGCTAAAAGATGCCTTAAAAGCCGACAGCACTGTGCGTGGTTTAGCCTCTGAAGAGGAAGATGATATCGTTGAGGTCGGCCAGAATGGCGATTACTTGGTGTGCTTCGATCCATTAGATGGCTCATCAAATATCGATATTAACTCACTTGTAGGCACGATTTTCTCAGTGCTTCCAGCACCAACAGGTGAATTAAGCGAGCAAAGTTTCCTACAATCAGGTCGCAACCAAGTTGCCGCAGGTTATGTGCTCTATGGTCCTTCAACTATGCTGGCATTAACCACAGGCCAAGGGGTGCAACTGTTTACCCTAAACCCTGAAACCAATGAATACCTGCTAACCGATGAAGCCATGTCAATCAGCAAAGACACAAGCGAATTTGCCATCAATATGTCAAACCAGCGCTTCTGGGAAGCCCCAATGCAAACCTACATTAGCGATCTGCTACTGGGTAAGATTGGCCCTCGCGAAAAATCATTCAACATGCGCTGGATTGCGGCCATGGTGGGCGATGTTCACCGTGTACTCTCTCGTGGCGGCTTATTTACCTACCCTACCGACAACAAGAACCCTGAGAAGCCATATAAGCTGCGTTTGATGTATGAGGCCAATCCTATGTCGTTCCTTGTAGAGCAAGCAGGCGGTAAAGCCTCGACGGGCTATGAGAACATTATGGATATCGCGCCGACCCACATCCACCAGCGTGCGGCGGTGATCTTAGGCTCTGCCAACGAAGTCGATGCCTGCCTTGAATACCACGGTGTTGATTACAGCGAAGAGCCGAGCCTGTAG
- a CDS encoding S9 family peptidase, translated as MTKKWISSALMAVPMLLSQSVIASQVGLEQPVGGNTPLTIERLYASPALAGTSPRGLKLSPDGKLVTYLAGRSDDQYFYDLWQMEVATGKQQILLNADRLKSAELSDEEKARRERQRIYGDGIMEYFWADDSKAILIPASGALYYYSIADGKVAELPTGEGFTTDARLSPKGNFVSFVRDQNLYVLNLSTKTLTALTTDGGGAIKNGMAEFVAQEEMDRMTGYWWAPDESSIAFTRIDESGVEQVTRNEIYADGIKLTEQRYPYAGKNNVTIELAVVNINDNKVKWIDIGEDKDIYLPRVKWLPNSKLLSFQWQSRDQQTLDLRIADLRDNEAPVTVIREQSDAWVNLNNDLHFLKKQPELIWASERDGYNHLYLFDLQGRLIRQLTRGDWAVDEVEFIDEKAGWVYFTGRKASIIEKHLFRVALKGGKVEQVSERSGMHGPVFADNQAVYLDYFNSLAQPPQISLHGAKGEHLAWVEQNKVDQAHPLYSFFGQWQLPEFGQIKAEDGQALQYRLFKPTSFDATKKYPVVVRVYGGPHAQLVVNSWSEQDYFTQYLLQQGFIVFQLDNRGSAHRGTQFEHVIYKHLGEAEVNDQKAGVDFLRSLNYVDGDNIAIYGHSYGGYMALMSLFKAPTHFKAAISGAPVTDWSLYDTHYTERYLSHPDSNAKGYEASSVLPYVKDYQSGLLMYHGMADDNVLFENSTRVYKALQDEGKLFQMIDYPGSKHSMRGEKVRTHLYRSLADFLDKQLKH; from the coding sequence ATGACTAAAAAATGGATAAGTTCAGCCCTTATGGCGGTGCCTATGCTTTTATCTCAATCTGTGATCGCTTCTCAAGTTGGTTTAGAACAGCCTGTTGGCGGCAACACTCCTTTAACCATCGAACGGCTTTATGCTTCCCCAGCCCTCGCAGGTACTAGCCCTCGCGGCTTAAAGCTCTCACCCGATGGCAAGTTAGTTACCTATCTTGCCGGGCGCAGTGACGATCAATACTTCTATGACCTATGGCAGATGGAGGTGGCTACGGGGAAGCAGCAAATCTTACTCAATGCCGATCGATTAAAAAGTGCTGAACTCTCGGATGAAGAGAAAGCGAGGCGCGAACGTCAGCGCATCTATGGTGACGGGATAATGGAATATTTTTGGGCTGATGATAGCAAGGCCATTTTAATTCCTGCATCTGGCGCGCTTTATTATTACTCTATTGCCGATGGTAAGGTTGCCGAGCTGCCTACGGGTGAGGGTTTTACTACTGATGCGAGGCTTTCTCCTAAAGGCAATTTTGTCTCTTTTGTTCGCGATCAAAATCTTTATGTTTTAAATCTCAGTACGAAAACCTTAACCGCGCTAACTACCGATGGTGGCGGGGCGATTAAAAATGGTATGGCAGAGTTTGTCGCTCAAGAAGAGATGGACCGCATGACAGGCTACTGGTGGGCACCCGATGAGTCGTCGATTGCCTTTACCCGTATTGACGAGTCGGGTGTCGAGCAGGTGACACGTAACGAAATTTATGCCGATGGTATTAAGCTCACCGAACAGCGTTATCCCTATGCGGGTAAAAATAACGTCACCATCGAGCTTGCTGTGGTGAACATTAATGACAACAAAGTTAAGTGGATCGATATCGGTGAAGACAAAGATATCTATCTGCCGAGAGTAAAATGGCTACCCAATAGCAAGCTGTTATCGTTTCAGTGGCAAAGCCGCGATCAGCAGACGTTAGATCTACGTATTGCTGACTTAAGAGATAATGAGGCGCCAGTTACTGTCATACGAGAACAAAGTGATGCGTGGGTTAATCTCAATAACGATCTGCATTTTTTGAAAAAGCAGCCCGAGTTGATCTGGGCGTCGGAACGTGATGGTTACAACCATCTTTATCTTTTTGATCTACAGGGGCGCTTAATCAGACAGTTGACCCGTGGTGATTGGGCTGTCGACGAAGTGGAGTTTATCGATGAAAAAGCCGGCTGGGTTTATTTTACTGGTCGCAAAGCAAGCATCATCGAAAAGCACTTGTTCAGAGTAGCGTTAAAAGGTGGCAAGGTTGAGCAGGTAAGCGAGCGAAGTGGTATGCATGGCCCGGTATTTGCCGATAATCAAGCCGTGTATCTCGATTATTTTAATAGCCTAGCTCAGCCGCCACAGATCAGTTTGCATGGCGCCAAAGGTGAGCATTTAGCTTGGGTTGAGCAGAATAAAGTCGATCAGGCTCACCCGCTTTATTCCTTCTTCGGTCAATGGCAACTGCCTGAGTTTGGTCAGATAAAAGCCGAAGATGGTCAGGCGTTGCAATATCGTCTATTTAAACCCACCTCCTTTGATGCAACCAAAAAGTACCCCGTTGTGGTGCGTGTGTACGGTGGGCCTCATGCTCAGTTGGTGGTTAACAGCTGGAGCGAGCAAGATTACTTTACTCAGTATCTACTGCAGCAAGGCTTTATCGTGTTTCAGCTCGATAATCGCGGCTCTGCCCATCGTGGTACTCAGTTTGAGCATGTGATCTATAAGCATCTGGGCGAAGCCGAGGTGAACGATCAAAAGGCGGGCGTCGATTTTCTGCGTAGCCTAAATTATGTCGATGGTGACAATATTGCTATCTATGGTCATAGCTATGGTGGTTACATGGCATTGATGAGCCTGTTCAAAGCGCCGACCCACTTTAAAGCGGCAATTTCTGGAGCACCCGTTACTGATTGGTCACTGTATGACACTCATTACACCGAACGTTATCTTTCACACCCCGACAGCAATGCCAAAGGTTATGAAGCCAGCAGCGTATTACCTTATGTGAAAGATTATCAATCTGGTCTGTTGATGTATCACGGCATGGCTGATGATAACGTGTTGTTTGAAAACAGTACTCGCGTCTACAAGGCGCTTCAAGATGAAGGTAAGCTGTTCCAAATGATCGATTACCCAGGCTCTAAGCACTCCATGCGCGGCGAGAAGGTGAGAACTCATCTTTATCGTTCATTGGCTGACTTCTTGGATAAGCAGTTGAAACACTAG
- the arcA gene encoding two-component system response regulator ArcA, which produces MQNPHILIVEDEAVTRNTLRSIFEAEGYVVTEANDGAEMHKAMQENKINLVVMDINLPGKNGLLLARELREINNIGLIFLTGRDNEVDKILGLEIGADDYITKPFNPRELTIRARNLLTRVNSTGAETEEKSSVEYYRFNGWSLEINSRSLVSPQGESYKLPRSEFRAMLHFVENPGKILTRADLLMKMTGRELKPHDRTVDVTIRRIRKHFESLPDTPEIIATIHGEGYRFCGNLEEA; this is translated from the coding sequence ATGCAAAACCCGCACATTCTGATCGTTGAAGATGAAGCCGTTACCCGGAACACGCTAAGAAGTATTTTCGAGGCTGAAGGATATGTGGTAACTGAAGCCAATGATGGCGCAGAAATGCATAAAGCAATGCAGGAAAATAAAATCAATCTAGTTGTTATGGATATCAACCTTCCAGGCAAGAATGGTCTTTTATTAGCTCGCGAACTCCGTGAAATCAATAATATCGGTCTAATCTTCCTAACGGGCCGTGATAACGAAGTTGATAAGATTCTAGGGCTTGAAATTGGTGCCGATGATTACATCACTAAGCCGTTCAATCCTCGAGAATTAACTATCCGAGCTCGTAACCTGCTAACTCGTGTAAATAGCACTGGCGCAGAAACAGAAGAGAAAAGCTCTGTTGAATACTACCGCTTCAATGGTTGGAGCTTAGAGATCAACAGCCGCTCATTGGTGAGCCCACAAGGCGAGTCATACAAGTTACCACGTAGTGAATTCCGCGCAATGCTGCACTTCGTTGAAAATCCAGGTAAAATTCTGACTCGTGCAGATTTATTAATGAAAATGACAGGTCGTGAGCTTAAGCCACATGATCGTACTGTAGATGTGACTATCCGTCGTATCCGTAAGCATTTTGAAAGCTTACCAGATACGCCAGAAATCATCGCGACCATTCACGGTGAAGGCTATCGTTTCTGCGGTAACTTAGAAGAAGCATAA
- a CDS encoding DUF3293 domain-containing protein translates to MSTEIDHFWHCYQQTQFLLTQTFSPLLSFAIITAHNPRGEILFPSQNRLLDKQLQRHILKLQYPYRSVVGCSSDKSHMEKSWAITMDKIDAVALGRVFNQNAIYYIEQDQLQLVPCLVNYDELSLGCFSSRVSLVSGLPDIYP, encoded by the coding sequence ATGAGTACCGAGATTGATCATTTTTGGCACTGTTATCAGCAAACACAATTTCTATTAACCCAAACATTTTCTCCCTTATTATCCTTCGCAATAATTACTGCTCATAATCCGAGAGGTGAAATACTCTTCCCCTCACAGAATCGTTTGTTAGATAAGCAGCTTCAGCGGCATATATTGAAGCTACAATATCCCTACCGATCTGTGGTTGGCTGTTCATCAGACAAGAGCCATATGGAAAAAAGCTGGGCGATAACTATGGATAAAATAGATGCGGTCGCCTTAGGTCGGGTGTTTAATCAAAACGCTATCTATTATATAGAGCAAGATCAGCTGCAACTGGTTCCTTGTTTAGTTAACTATGACGAACTGTCCTTAGGGTGTTTTTCGTCGCGGGTGAGTTTAGTCAGCGGTTTGCCAGATATTTATCCTTAA
- the lysC gene encoding lysine-sensitive aspartokinase 3: MSIVVAKFGGTSVADYQSMSRCADIILASSDTRVVVVSASSGVTNLLVELTQEQLEDCRRQQLLKEIASIQYKILDELGRPSDVAARLDTVLSRIAVLSESLSLERNKATMDELLSQGEQCSSALFAAVMREKGESASSFDVRQVMRTDSHFGRAEPQIEQIASLCSEHLAPLLASQRIVTQGFIGADELGATTTLGRGGSDYSAALLAEALKASAVEIWTDVAGIYTTDPRLAPNAKPIAEISFNEAAEMATFGAKVLHPATILPAVRQRIQVFVGSSKEPELGGTWIRHQVSDEPIYRAVAVRRDQTLLNLHSLQMLHAQGFLAETFATLARHKISVDLITTSEVNVSLTLDKTGSDSAGNSLLSEALLQELSQHCRVRVEDELALVAIVGNKIASTPGVCRRVFEVLEPHNVRMICQGASPHNLCVLVAESEAAQVVRSLHENLFEGA, encoded by the coding sequence ATGTCTATTGTTGTTGCAAAATTCGGTGGCACTTCAGTCGCTGATTATCAGTCTATGAGTCGTTGTGCTGATATTATTCTTGCCAGTTCCGATACGCGTGTCGTTGTTGTCAGTGCCTCCAGTGGTGTAACTAACCTACTGGTTGAACTTACTCAAGAGCAACTCGAGGACTGTCGACGTCAGCAACTGTTGAAAGAGATTGCATCGATTCAATATAAAATCCTCGATGAGTTAGGTCGTCCGAGTGATGTTGCTGCTCGATTAGATACTGTGCTTAGCCGAATTGCGGTGTTAAGTGAGTCTCTTAGCCTAGAGCGTAATAAGGCGACGATGGATGAGCTGTTGTCTCAAGGTGAGCAGTGTTCATCAGCCCTTTTTGCTGCCGTAATGCGTGAGAAAGGTGAGTCTGCATCCTCTTTTGATGTTCGCCAAGTAATGCGTACCGACAGCCATTTTGGTCGTGCAGAACCTCAAATAGAACAGATAGCTAGCTTATGTTCTGAACATTTAGCGCCATTGTTAGCTAGTCAGCGTATTGTTACCCAAGGCTTTATCGGTGCTGATGAGCTGGGAGCAACGACAACATTAGGGCGGGGCGGTAGCGACTATTCTGCAGCTTTACTTGCCGAGGCGCTTAAGGCATCGGCGGTAGAAATTTGGACCGATGTCGCAGGTATCTATACGACCGATCCTCGTTTGGCTCCGAATGCAAAACCCATTGCCGAGATCAGCTTTAATGAGGCGGCAGAGATGGCAACCTTTGGTGCTAAAGTGTTACACCCTGCGACAATCTTGCCTGCGGTAAGACAAAGAATTCAAGTTTTTGTGGGGTCGAGTAAAGAGCCTGAGCTCGGAGGAACCTGGATCCGTCATCAGGTGAGTGATGAACCTATTTATCGCGCGGTTGCCGTGCGCCGAGATCAAACATTACTCAATCTTCATAGTTTACAGATGCTACATGCCCAAGGCTTTTTAGCGGAAACCTTTGCTACTTTGGCTAGGCATAAAATTAGTGTCGACTTGATCACCACTTCCGAAGTGAATGTGTCGCTCACATTAGATAAAACCGGCTCAGATTCGGCTGGCAATAGCTTGCTCAGCGAGGCGTTGTTGCAGGAGTTATCTCAGCACTGCCGCGTTCGTGTTGAGGATGAATTGGCCTTAGTTGCTATTGTTGGCAATAAAATCGCTTCCACACCAGGGGTCTGCCGACGGGTATTTGAAGTACTAGAACCCCATAACGTGCGCATGATCTGTCAAGGTGCTAGTCCACATAATTTGTGTGTTTTGGTAGCAGAATCTGAAGCGGCACAAGTTGTTCGTTCGCTACATGAAAATTTGTTTGAAGGTGCGTAA
- a CDS encoding succinylglutamate desuccinylase/aspartoacylase family protein, with protein sequence MKPNRTMLKIGELATGQDLELPIFQFKPDSISGPSVYIQANVHGAEVQGNAVIYQLMRLLEDSDVRGRITLVPLANPLGINQKSGEFTLGRFDPITGVNWNREYLDHNIDVATWYEQHAHLDDEALVMHYRTLLIERCHSRLVSDWGVTTGHHQAVNLQLMGHGADIVLDLHTGPKSCKHLYCPEYDAEAAKLFSIPYTLFIPNDFGGAMDESIFCPWWQLSEHLKTQGRKFAVPVSAFTLELGSQEHIDLEDALVDAQGIMAYLSHRGVIGERVEPANMQRFGCYLKDYKKYHAPIGGMVEYLAKVGQTLEAGQPLANILRLDHYGSEQVLTPLSLPQDCVPILHFASASVYQGTELYKVMTNVFEV encoded by the coding sequence ATGAAACCGAATCGAACCATGCTTAAAATTGGTGAATTGGCGACAGGGCAAGATTTAGAACTGCCTATTTTTCAGTTTAAGCCTGATTCGATATCGGGACCTAGTGTCTATATTCAAGCGAATGTACATGGCGCTGAGGTACAGGGCAATGCGGTTATCTATCAGCTTATGCGCTTACTGGAAGATAGCGACGTGCGGGGCCGCATAACCTTGGTGCCTTTGGCTAACCCCTTAGGCATTAATCAAAAAAGTGGTGAGTTTACCTTAGGGCGTTTCGACCCTATTACAGGCGTTAATTGGAACCGAGAGTATTTAGATCATAATATCGATGTGGCGACTTGGTATGAACAGCATGCTCATTTAGATGATGAGGCGTTAGTTATGCACTATCGTACTTTATTGATTGAGCGTTGCCATTCGAGGTTAGTTAGTGATTGGGGGGTGACCACGGGTCACCATCAAGCAGTGAATTTACAGCTGATGGGTCATGGTGCAGATATTGTTCTAGATCTACATACCGGACCTAAGTCCTGTAAGCACCTCTATTGCCCCGAATACGATGCCGAAGCGGCGAAGCTGTTTTCAATTCCTTACACTTTATTTATTCCTAATGATTTTGGTGGTGCAATGGATGAGTCGATATTTTGTCCATGGTGGCAACTTAGTGAGCATCTTAAGACGCAAGGCAGAAAGTTTGCCGTGCCAGTCTCTGCATTTACCTTGGAACTCGGTTCACAGGAACATATCGATCTAGAAGATGCTTTGGTCGATGCCCAGGGGATTATGGCGTATTTGAGTCATCGTGGCGTTATAGGTGAGCGTGTTGAACCCGCTAATATGCAAAGGTTTGGCTGTTACTTAAAGGACTATAAAAAATATCATGCTCCCATCGGTGGCATGGTTGAGTACTTGGCTAAAGTGGGTCAAACATTAGAGGCTGGTCAACCGCTTGCCAACATTTTACGGTTAGATCATTACGGCTCAGAACAGGTACTCACCCCACTATCTTTACCTCAAGATTGTGTTCCTATTTTACATTTTGCGTCAGCATCTGTTTATCAAGGGACCGAGTTGTATAAAGTGATGACCAATGTTTTTGAGGTTTAA